In Bordetella holmesii ATCC 51541, the following proteins share a genomic window:
- a CDS encoding hpcH/HpaI aldolase/citrate lyase family protein, which translates to MPSLLPVNPVKQRLQNGDVALGMNIRLGRSADIARIAKATGHDFIFLDTQHSIFNLETVHQIAQTALAIGIAPVVRVKSVNDPDVSLLLDNGVTGIVYPDVNTAADARRAVEICRFAPLGKRSVAGGYPHFDYKALPLSQSISELNDVCLLVCMVETAEGLANIEEICAVPGMDVIHMGTNDFAANIGKAGQFDDPELVAAQARVIDVARKHGKYAGCGGNRNVERQVKAIKGGAQFVTTQTDVSFLTSSAQQWTNGVRAALSVQA; encoded by the coding sequence ATGCCCTCACTGCTTCCCGTCAACCCCGTTAAACAACGCCTGCAGAACGGCGACGTCGCCCTCGGCATGAATATCCGCCTGGGCCGCTCGGCCGATATCGCGCGCATCGCCAAAGCCACGGGACACGACTTCATTTTTCTGGACACGCAGCACTCCATCTTTAACCTGGAGACGGTCCATCAGATCGCCCAGACCGCTCTGGCAATCGGCATAGCACCTGTGGTGCGGGTCAAAAGTGTCAACGACCCCGACGTTTCGCTGCTGCTGGACAATGGCGTCACCGGCATCGTCTACCCGGATGTCAACACCGCAGCCGACGCGCGCCGTGCAGTCGAGATCTGCCGTTTCGCGCCATTGGGAAAACGCTCCGTGGCGGGCGGGTATCCGCACTTTGACTACAAAGCGCTGCCGCTGTCGCAGAGCATCTCAGAGCTCAACGACGTCTGCCTGCTGGTGTGCATGGTCGAAACCGCTGAAGGCCTGGCCAACATCGAAGAAATCTGCGCCGTGCCGGGCATGGACGTCATTCACATGGGGACGAACGACTTCGCCGCCAACATCGGTAAGGCAGGCCAGTTCGATGACCCCGAACTCGTCGCTGCACAGGCTCGCGTCATCGACGTGGCGCGCAAACACGGAAAATACGCCGGTTGCGGAGGCAATCGCAATGTGGAGCGCCAGGTCAAAGCCATCAAGGGCGGCGCGCAGTTCGTCACCACCCAGACCGACGTCAGCTTTCTGACAAGCTCCGCCCAGCAATGGACAAACGGTGTGCGCGCAGCTTTGTCGGTGCAAGCCTGA
- the sad gene encoding succinate semialdehyde dehydrogenase [NAD(P)+] Sad produces the protein MLAIMPWNFPYWQILRGAMPIVLAGNSYVLKHAPNVQGCARALLDLFAQAEFPEGVFSVINVTNDLVSTAIADRRISAVAVTGSVRAGSAIAAQAGAALKKTLLELGGSDPFVVLADADIDRAVDAAVVGRYQNSGQICIAAKRIILEAPIAAAFTEKFVAKVAKLEFGDPQKPSTYVGPMARTDLRDELANQVHRTLEQGAELLLGGRIPKGVGAFHEPTVLANVKPGMAAFTEETFGPVAALIQAKDEDDALQLANASEFGLSGAIWTQRKDLARKMARGLETGGVFVNGFSASDPRVPIGGVKNSGYGRELSHFGVHEFVNVQTVWFDRT, from the coding sequence GTGCTGGCCATCATGCCCTGGAATTTCCCCTACTGGCAGATTCTGAGAGGAGCAATGCCGATCGTCCTCGCCGGCAACAGCTACGTGCTCAAACATGCCCCTAACGTCCAGGGCTGCGCCCGGGCGTTGCTCGATCTCTTTGCCCAGGCAGAATTCCCGGAGGGTGTCTTCTCGGTCATCAATGTCACCAATGACCTCGTCTCCACAGCCATCGCAGATCGCCGAATCAGTGCAGTGGCAGTTACCGGAAGCGTTCGTGCAGGCTCTGCAATCGCCGCTCAAGCCGGCGCTGCCTTGAAGAAGACGCTCCTGGAGCTGGGAGGCTCTGACCCGTTCGTCGTGTTGGCTGACGCAGATATTGACCGTGCCGTCGACGCGGCCGTGGTTGGACGCTATCAGAATTCCGGGCAGATTTGCATTGCGGCCAAACGAATCATCCTAGAGGCTCCTATCGCTGCGGCGTTCACCGAAAAGTTTGTCGCAAAGGTTGCCAAGCTTGAGTTTGGCGACCCTCAGAAGCCCTCCACTTACGTTGGACCGATGGCACGGACTGACTTGCGCGACGAGCTGGCCAATCAGGTCCACCGGACACTTGAGCAAGGCGCCGAGCTGCTTTTAGGCGGAAGGATTCCCAAGGGGGTGGGTGCGTTCCATGAACCTACTGTGCTGGCCAACGTCAAGCCCGGCATGGCCGCCTTTACTGAGGAGACCTTCGGTCCCGTCGCTGCGCTCATTCAGGCAAAGGACGAAGACGATGCGTTGCAACTGGCCAACGCCAGCGAGTTTGGACTCAGTGGTGCGATCTGGACGCAGCGCAAGGACCTGGCTCGAAAAATGGCGCGCGGGCTGGAGACGGGCGGCGTCTTTGTGAACGGTTTTTCGGCCTCGGACCCCCGGGTACCGATCGGCGGCGTAAAGAACAGCGGGTACGGTCGCGAGCTATCGCACTTTGGGGTGCATGAGTTCGTCAACGTACAGACCGTTTGGTTTGACCGCACCTAA
- a CDS encoding bacterial regulatory helix-turn-helix, lysR family protein, translating to MLTLRHIEVFHAVMRTGSVTGAARLLNVSQPAVSAVLKHCEARARIRLFERTGRRLVPTAEAVALFPDVAAIYGRLDSLTRQMQDLAGGRIGALSVAGPFRSPMVIWPRPWPAFWWNDPACGSHCSR from the coding sequence ATGCTCACGCTGCGCCATATCGAGGTGTTTCATGCCGTGATGCGCACCGGTTCGGTGACGGGTGCGGCGCGTCTGTTGAACGTATCGCAGCCCGCCGTCAGCGCTGTCCTGAAACACTGTGAGGCGCGGGCACGGATCCGTCTTTTCGAACGCACCGGGCGCAGGTTGGTGCCGACTGCAGAAGCGGTCGCGCTGTTTCCGGATGTCGCCGCCATCTATGGGCGCCTCGATTCTTTGACCAGGCAAATGCAGGATTTGGCCGGCGGGCGCATCGGGGCCTTGTCGGTGGCGGGGCCTTTCCGATCGCCAATGGTTATCTGGCCCAGGCCGTGGCCAGCTTTCTGGTGGAACGACCCAGCGTGCGGTTCGCACTGCAGTCGCTGA
- a CDS encoding tripartite tricarboxylate transporter receptor family protein: MLKRSFLSSALFVGALGMTSTAAAAWPQRQVTLIVPFAAGGAVDSVARALAARMSEGLGQTVVVENRTGASGMIGADYVAKSKPDGYTLLMGTQSTLAVGPLLMRPDNADPSQSFAGAGMLATAPLLLVANPAFPAKTVAELVAKAKREPGKIDYGSGGVGSTPHMAGELLGLSTGTKLSHIVYKGEQPALTDVMGNQIPIMFSNLQIALPLVQSGRLKALAISTAKRSPAARTCPPSPKPLRPGLMRRPGLAWSLPKPRHPR; encoded by the coding sequence ATGCTTAAACGCAGCTTCCTCTCCTCTGCCTTGTTCGTGGGTGCTTTGGGCATGACGTCCACAGCGGCGGCGGCCTGGCCGCAGCGGCAAGTCACTCTCATCGTGCCTTTTGCCGCAGGCGGCGCGGTCGACAGCGTCGCTCGTGCGCTGGCCGCGCGGATGAGCGAGGGCCTGGGCCAGACCGTCGTGGTCGAAAACCGCACCGGCGCCAGCGGCATGATCGGCGCGGACTACGTGGCCAAATCCAAACCCGATGGCTACACCCTGCTGATGGGAACACAATCGACATTGGCCGTAGGGCCCCTGTTGATGCGCCCAGACAATGCAGACCCGAGCCAATCATTTGCCGGCGCCGGCATGCTGGCCACGGCGCCGCTGCTGTTGGTGGCCAATCCAGCCTTCCCGGCCAAAACCGTCGCCGAGCTCGTCGCCAAAGCCAAGCGTGAGCCAGGAAAAATCGATTATGGGTCTGGAGGAGTCGGCTCTACGCCACATATGGCCGGCGAACTATTAGGACTGTCCACGGGTACGAAGCTCTCGCATATCGTCTACAAAGGCGAGCAGCCGGCTCTCACCGATGTCATGGGCAACCAGATTCCCATCATGTTCAGCAACCTCCAGATCGCCCTGCCATTGGTGCAAAGCGGGCGCCTGAAGGCCCTGGCCATTTCCACGGCCAAACGCTCGCCGGCAGCCCGGACGTGCCCACCATCGCCGAAACCGTTGCGCCCGGGTTTGATGCGGCGACCTGGTTTGGCGTGGTCGCTCCCAAAGCCACGCCACCCGAGGTGA
- a CDS encoding D-isomer specific 2-hydroxyacid dehydrogenase, catalytic domain protein, producing the protein MKKIYVLDAFHPSGPQWLNGRAEVIPFNDPRRAHWHEDADGVMVRMTPLTEADFAKARRLKAVVKQGVGVNTIDLDAARRHGIVVANTPGVNSEAVAELALALALAVARRVGQFDRMIRAGEEIERPKLLGLGLQGKTVGVIGMGNIGVRAAAKFQAAFGCQVLAYDPFYKPRAQNDPWAFIDHERIDRLEALWPRLDLLTVHVPLTDATRHMVGARELAAMREGAIVVNVSRGGIVHEADLYDAIRSGHIFGAGLDVWQEREPPVSEHPLLSLPTVVATPHAGGGTAETQERSSLQVAQELFKVLEGGQPESRVA; encoded by the coding sequence ATGAAGAAAATCTACGTGCTCGACGCCTTTCACCCCTCAGGTCCGCAGTGGCTGAACGGCCGCGCCGAAGTGATTCCTTTCAACGATCCGCGCCGCGCCCACTGGCACGAAGACGCCGATGGCGTCATGGTCCGTATGACACCTCTTACAGAGGCAGACTTTGCCAAGGCCAGGCGGCTCAAGGCCGTCGTCAAACAGGGCGTTGGCGTCAACACCATCGACCTGGATGCCGCCCGGCGGCACGGCATCGTGGTGGCCAACACGCCAGGTGTCAATAGCGAGGCGGTGGCCGAATTGGCGCTCGCACTGGCGCTTGCGGTAGCCCGGCGAGTAGGACAGTTCGACCGCATGATTCGAGCGGGGGAAGAAATCGAACGACCAAAACTGCTGGGCCTGGGTCTGCAAGGCAAGACGGTGGGCGTCATCGGCATGGGCAATATCGGAGTCCGGGCCGCTGCCAAGTTTCAGGCGGCCTTTGGCTGCCAAGTCCTTGCCTACGACCCTTTCTACAAGCCCAGAGCACAGAACGATCCCTGGGCGTTCATCGATCATGAGCGCATCGACAGACTGGAGGCACTCTGGCCTCGCCTGGACCTTCTGACAGTTCATGTTCCGCTGACCGACGCCACACGCCACATGGTGGGCGCCCGAGAGCTGGCCGCCATGCGCGAGGGCGCCATCGTGGTCAATGTCTCCCGTGGGGGTATCGTCCACGAAGCCGATCTCTATGACGCCATCCGATCCGGACACATCTTCGGCGCTGGCCTGGATGTCTGGCAAGAACGTGAGCCCCCCGTCTCCGAACACCCCCTTCTGAGCCTGCCCACGGTAGTGGCCACGCCGCATGCCGGCGGCGGAACGGCCGAAACCCAGGAACGCAGTTCCCTGCAAGTCGCGCAAGAACTCTTCAAGGTACTCGAGGGCGGCCAACCCGAATCCCGCGTCGCCTGA
- a CDS encoding tripartite tricarboxylate transporter receptor family protein, with translation MFIKLCAAAPLASALVALPAVAASYPQSTIKLVMGYAAGGTADLSWRIVAPLLAERLKQAIVIDNRPGAGGIVASQAALNAPADGYTLLMAASGNFGISPVLMKSLPFDTVKDFDMIAQAASFGYAFAVSGKSAFHKIQDVIDFAKQNPGKLSIGTVQVGSAQFFAAELFKSMAGISAVTVPYRSSGDVVAAARSGDVQLIIDTLAPVVPHMADGALRVLGVSTAQPFPALPQIPTIASSGLDGYVVEAWNGLAARAGTPPEVVERINRELADILTMESVKKRFLDLGIVAQYGDAKTVRALQLADIKKWGDVMVSAKIEKL, from the coding sequence ATGTTCATTAAGCTTTGCGCCGCCGCGCCATTGGCCAGTGCGCTGGTCGCATTGCCTGCCGTCGCGGCGTCCTACCCGCAATCCACCATCAAGCTGGTGATGGGATACGCCGCCGGAGGCACAGCCGACCTGAGCTGGCGTATCGTTGCCCCCTTGCTGGCCGAACGCCTCAAGCAAGCGATCGTCATCGACAACCGGCCGGGCGCCGGGGGCATCGTCGCCTCGCAGGCCGCGCTTAACGCGCCCGCCGACGGTTACACCTTGCTGATGGCGGCCTCGGGCAACTTCGGCATCTCGCCGGTACTGATGAAGTCGCTGCCGTTTGATACGGTCAAAGACTTCGACATGATCGCCCAGGCTGCCAGTTTCGGCTACGCCTTTGCCGTCTCCGGAAAATCCGCGTTTCATAAGATTCAGGATGTCATCGACTTTGCCAAGCAAAATCCCGGCAAGCTCAGCATCGGTACGGTGCAAGTCGGCAGCGCGCAATTTTTTGCCGCCGAGCTTTTCAAATCGATGGCAGGTATCTCAGCAGTTACCGTGCCCTATCGATCGTCCGGAGATGTAGTGGCCGCCGCGCGCAGCGGGGATGTGCAACTGATCATCGATACCCTGGCGCCCGTGGTGCCACATATGGCCGACGGCGCATTGCGGGTTTTGGGCGTGAGCACCGCCCAGCCCTTTCCGGCCCTGCCGCAGATTCCGACCATCGCCAGCAGTGGATTGGACGGCTATGTCGTTGAGGCCTGGAACGGGCTGGCCGCTCGGGCTGGAACTCCCCCCGAAGTCGTTGAACGCATCAACCGGGAACTCGCCGACATACTCACAATGGAAAGCGTAAAGAAGCGCTTTCTTGATTTGGGCATCGTGGCGCAATATGGCGATGCCAAGACGGTAAGAGCGCTTCAGTTGGCGGATATCAAGAAGTGGGGTGACGTCATGGTATCAGCCAAGATCGAGAAACTATGA
- a CDS encoding metallo-beta-lactamase superfamily protein: MNRLTIAGYEVDLLVIGFPGKSVCHGGLGWSTIALLRGHGRVVLIDTGPIGMRKLLMSKLKGLAVTPAEVTDVLLTHSHHDHSINWVLFPNAHVAIAADELDWSVRQPWAKLPSPSSTCASLAIHLDCAA, encoded by the coding sequence ATGAATCGTTTGACTATCGCTGGTTATGAGGTAGATCTGCTCGTCATCGGGTTTCCGGGCAAATCGGTATGCCACGGCGGGCTGGGCTGGAGCACGATCGCGCTGTTGCGCGGACATGGGCGCGTCGTACTGATCGACACAGGCCCTATCGGTATGCGCAAACTGCTGATGTCCAAACTCAAGGGATTGGCGGTGACGCCTGCCGAGGTCACGGATGTACTGCTCACCCATTCCCATCACGACCACAGCATTAACTGGGTGCTCTTTCCGAATGCTCACGTGGCCATCGCGGCAGACGAGCTGGACTGGTCCGTGCGACAGCCCTGGGCGAAACTCCCGTCCCCGAGCTCTACATGCGCGAGCTTAGCCATTCACCTCGATTGCGCCGCCTGA
- a CDS encoding lysR substrate binding domain protein, giving the protein MRFALQSLTSPQVIDRVASREVELGIVYEPVVNSEVHTEELVRSTVACVMREDHPLAGHKEIHAQELAAYPIITYLPQALMRSYVDGVLNEAGVVPHIAVQVSLSLTGMIMAYHGAGIALVEPFLLASIKLPGLVTVPLIPRAELKTLLVYAKSAPHSELMKLFIQHLRKEVTAISGELPVGSRPTRSRAGRKAASKP; this is encoded by the coding sequence GTGCGGTTCGCACTGCAGTCGCTGACCTCGCCCCAAGTCATCGACCGGGTGGCCAGCCGGGAGGTCGAGCTGGGCATCGTTTACGAGCCCGTGGTCAATTCAGAGGTGCACACGGAGGAGCTGGTCAGGTCCACCGTGGCTTGTGTCATGCGCGAGGATCATCCATTGGCGGGCCACAAGGAAATCCACGCGCAGGAACTGGCTGCCTACCCCATCATCACCTATTTGCCGCAGGCCCTCATGCGCAGCTATGTGGACGGGGTGCTCAATGAGGCAGGCGTGGTGCCACATATTGCGGTGCAGGTCAGTCTGTCATTGACCGGCATGATCATGGCGTATCACGGGGCCGGTATCGCACTGGTAGAACCGTTTCTACTGGCGTCCATCAAGCTGCCTGGCCTGGTGACCGTTCCTCTGATTCCGCGGGCCGAGTTGAAAACCTTGCTCGTCTATGCCAAGTCCGCACCGCATTCGGAGCTCATGAAGCTGTTCATCCAGCACTTGCGCAAAGAAGTCACCGCCATATCGGGTGAATTACCGGTCGGCTCGCGGCCTACCCGCAGCCGGGCAGGCCGCAAAGCCGCCAGCAAGCCGTAA
- a CDS encoding malate/L-lactate dehydrogenase family protein, producing MTYANTLADDMKGWLMPTAAQVREQILSLLLAWGIAPSQAQTSAEVMVDTDLSGVDSHGLSMLMDYDTSRRNGRLNLQARPHVVRQAGATALIDADAGLGHTPAVMGMRIAIDAARAHGVGVACVRNSHHFGAAGYYVRLASAEGMIGLCTSSTRTINTVPTGARVPVLGTNPIAFAAPARRNPPFVLDMATSSAASNKVKVYELRADPLPAGWVVDEHAASVTDAAQAMDILFKRPKEIGGGLTPLGGSREMSSHKGHGLAMMVHILAGTLSGASFSPVRIKTQRTQDPDNLGHFFCAIDPAAFGSAETFGDDMDVLLDTLRATPPATEASPVLVHGDLEAAARERRSRQGIPVPPALADHLRRLCAASQVPFLFK from the coding sequence ATGACCTATGCCAATACGCTGGCCGACGACATGAAGGGCTGGCTGATGCCCACGGCAGCCCAGGTGCGGGAACAGATCCTGTCGCTATTGCTGGCCTGGGGCATTGCGCCATCTCAAGCGCAGACCAGCGCCGAAGTCATGGTCGACACCGACCTGTCGGGCGTCGACTCGCATGGCCTGTCCATGCTCATGGACTATGACACGTCGCGCCGCAACGGCCGGCTGAATCTGCAGGCGCGGCCACACGTGGTCCGGCAGGCGGGCGCGACAGCGCTCATCGATGCCGATGCCGGCCTGGGGCACACGCCAGCCGTCATGGGCATGCGAATAGCCATCGACGCCGCCCGGGCTCACGGCGTGGGCGTTGCCTGCGTGCGCAATTCGCATCATTTCGGCGCCGCGGGCTATTACGTGCGCCTGGCCAGCGCTGAAGGCATGATCGGCCTGTGCACCAGCTCCACACGCACCATCAATACCGTACCCACGGGCGCCCGTGTCCCGGTACTCGGCACCAACCCGATCGCCTTCGCCGCGCCCGCCCGGCGCAATCCTCCATTCGTGCTGGACATGGCCACCAGCTCGGCCGCGTCAAACAAGGTCAAGGTCTACGAGCTGCGCGCCGATCCGCTGCCCGCGGGCTGGGTGGTGGATGAGCACGCCGCCTCGGTGACTGACGCGGCACAGGCTATGGACATCCTGTTCAAGCGGCCCAAGGAAATCGGGGGCGGTCTAACGCCACTGGGAGGCAGCCGCGAAATGTCCAGCCACAAGGGACATGGCCTGGCCATGATGGTGCACATCCTGGCCGGCACGCTGTCGGGCGCCTCGTTTTCTCCGGTGCGAATCAAGACGCAGCGGACGCAGGATCCAGACAATCTCGGTCATTTCTTTTGCGCCATCGATCCAGCGGCCTTTGGCAGCGCCGAGACCTTTGGCGACGATATGGATGTCCTTCTGGACACACTGCGCGCCACGCCCCCGGCAACAGAGGCCAGCCCCGTTCTCGTGCACGGTGATCTGGAAGCAGCGGCGCGCGAACGCCGCAGCCGTCAAGGAATTCCGGTCCCGCCTGCGCTTGCCGACCACCTCCGCCGATTATGCGCGGCCTCTCAGGTCCCCTTCCTTTTCAAGTGA
- a CDS encoding amidohydrolase family protein, translated as MPEGACDCHTHVFGPPSAYPFDPSRVYTPGPASIQQLRTQHGKLGISRVVIVQPSPYGADNRCTLDALSAYDPKDDDAARAVVVMDAHTSLSSLRDMHARGARGVRVNLKTGGQNDPDVARTLLLDASARVEQLGWHVQVFASLAVIERLADEIARLAVPVVLDHFAGLRGEAGVTQAGYRCLLDLLASGNVYIKLSAAQRASAAAAHEDMRPLVQGLVACRSDRLLWGSDWPHPGAWPGVARSAQGIEPFHPIDDAQALERLADWVGSQADWNAVMADNAARLYGWPD; from the coding sequence ATGCCCGAAGGCGCATGCGACTGTCACACCCACGTCTTCGGTCCGCCGTCTGCTTACCCTTTCGATCCGTCCCGCGTCTACACGCCGGGGCCAGCCAGCATCCAGCAGTTGCGCACGCAGCACGGCAAACTCGGCATCTCGCGCGTGGTCATCGTGCAACCCAGTCCGTATGGGGCAGACAACCGCTGCACGCTGGACGCCCTCAGCGCCTACGATCCCAAGGATGACGATGCCGCCAGAGCGGTCGTCGTCATGGACGCTCACACGTCGTTGAGCAGTCTGCGGGACATGCACGCACGGGGCGCTCGGGGCGTTCGCGTCAACCTGAAGACCGGCGGCCAAAACGACCCGGATGTCGCGCGCACCCTGCTGCTCGACGCAAGCGCACGTGTCGAGCAGCTTGGCTGGCACGTCCAGGTCTTCGCCAGCCTGGCTGTCATCGAGCGTCTGGCCGATGAAATTGCCCGATTGGCCGTCCCCGTGGTGTTGGACCACTTCGCGGGTCTGCGCGGCGAAGCCGGCGTTACGCAAGCGGGATACCGCTGCCTCCTGGATTTGTTGGCCTCGGGCAATGTGTATATCAAGCTATCGGCCGCGCAGCGTGCTTCAGCAGCGGCGGCCCATGAAGACATGCGGCCCTTGGTACAGGGGCTCGTCGCTTGCCGCAGCGACCGGCTGCTGTGGGGAAGCGATTGGCCTCACCCCGGAGCATGGCCTGGCGTGGCGCGATCAGCGCAAGGGATTGAACCCTTTCATCCCATCGACGACGCCCAGGCGTTGGAGCGCCTGGCAGATTGGGTGGGCAGCCAGGCAGATTGGAATGCTGTCATGGCCGACAACGCGGCTCGTCTATATGGATGGCCCGACTGA
- a CDS encoding integrase core domain protein — MKYAFIKAHEEQYAVRRLCAVLGVHPSGYYAWKVQPVSARGAQDKRVGALIEQCWEDSGRIYGYRKISSDLNDMGERCGKHRVARLMRQAGLRSHTGYGRRPGGRGTRPSVVAPNHLQRQFRVDAPNQVWVTDITYIRTHEGWLYLAAVLDLFSRQIVGWSMSDRMTRELAINALLAAVWRRKPEAEVLVHSDQGSQFSSHDWQDFLKAHRLRPSMSRRGNCYDNAVAESFFQLLKRERIRRKIYSTRDQARADVFDYIELFYNPRRRHSYIGQVSPVEFERRYFLMNGTV, encoded by the coding sequence GTGAAGTACGCGTTTATCAAGGCCCATGAGGAGCAATACGCTGTGCGTCGCCTATGCGCAGTTTTGGGGGTACATCCCAGCGGCTATTACGCTTGGAAGGTGCAGCCTGTGAGTGCGCGCGGGGCACAGGATAAGCGCGTCGGCGCGCTCATCGAGCAGTGCTGGGAAGACAGTGGCCGGATCTACGGTTATCGTAAGATCAGCAGTGACTTGAACGATATGGGAGAGCGGTGTGGCAAGCACCGCGTGGCCCGCTTGATGCGCCAAGCTGGCTTGCGATCACACACAGGATACGGCCGTCGTCCGGGAGGCCGAGGTACTCGTCCCAGCGTTGTTGCTCCGAACCATCTACAACGCCAGTTCCGGGTCGATGCCCCCAACCAGGTCTGGGTGACCGACATTACCTACATCCGAACACACGAAGGTTGGCTCTATCTTGCCGCGGTATTGGATCTGTTCTCGCGGCAGATCGTGGGCTGGTCCATGAGCGATCGGATGACCCGAGAACTTGCCATCAACGCATTGCTGGCTGCGGTCTGGCGTCGTAAACCAGAGGCCGAAGTACTCGTGCATTCAGACCAAGGGAGTCAGTTCAGCAGTCATGACTGGCAAGACTTCCTGAAAGCCCATCGGTTGCGCCCCAGCATGAGCAGACGAGGAAACTGCTATGACAACGCCGTTGCTGAGAGCTTCTTTCAGTTGCTCAAGCGTGAAAGAATCCGACGCAAGATCTATTCCACTCGCGACCAGGCACGCGCCGATGTGTTTGACTATATCGAGTTGTTCTACAACCCACGACGGCGCCACAGCTATATCGGCCAGGTTTCTCCGGTAGAGTTCGAACGGCGCTACTTTTTGATGAACGGGACTGTCTAA